The Ziziphus jujuba cultivar Dongzao chromosome 5, ASM3175591v1 genome segment AGGAAATATGAACTCAAAAATCAAAGACCCTTGGGACTCGCAGATATCAAATTGTATAGGAAATTCCTATGGCATCTTaaccatccttttttttttcttttttttttcctttaacataaGTTCAGCACCTTTTGCAATATtgacatataaattattttaccaatagGTTCATGAGCAACGAATGATACTCAATATCATGGACTAAGCATGTCTAAAATAAGTCAAATCCCATGATACCCTCTGAGACCAAAATGTTAAATTgaatattgagaaaataaagtTAAAGGAAGATGAATTAAGATGAATATACTCTACAAGCATTGTCCAAAGAGCAGCATAAGTTTTACAGAAAGAGTTGCTGTTCTTTGCTGGAATTTGTAATCCTAGTTGAATATCTTAAACACAACCAACTTCGTTTCTCGAATTATTGGCCCTTTGATATCAAGGAAAATACATTGTCCACGCTTGCTTTTATAACCATTCACCCATTTTAACTTAAATATGATTAGGTTAGTATTAATTTGCAGATCAATAATGATTTCAAATGTCGGAATAAGTTTCACTTATATATGGTAAAGGATGCAGTTTCATGATAGTTGTACATAAATCACTTAGCAGAACAAAGATTTACTAAACATGGTTCTAAGAATATGATGTCCTAGGCACATGCATCTTATCCTTCAACTCTTCCCAAGAAACCAACATCATACGACCATCACATTTCAACCGACACCATTTAGACTGCTCGTGGAAAATCGGTTCCACATGGCAAAATTTTTTGAAGTTTGATAATGTAACCTGAAGCCATTGAGTAACAGTAACACAACCGGGTATTACACACTGTTCAAGAAATGAGTAATATTTCCATCtgttaaaaatctaaaattaatgGATACTATACGACAACGTAtacaaaaattcatataaaaaatgttgGTTATACACATTTAAATTCCTAAACAAGTCATAATCAGACACCCCAAAAATCAATCAGCTAAATAACAGTCACTTACCTCAAAGGTCATGTTCCTTACATCAGGTGCCCATTCCTCAGCAATTCTTTTCCTCATAGCATCAGGGTCTGCTGTAGGTGGCAATCTGAGATCAAATCCAGCTTCTGCCTCCGAAGGTTGCATGTTCATCACAAATCCCTGCACAAACAAACCACAAATTCCCACCACCAAAACATGTAAATATAACCAACTAAAGACACATAGTcccattttcttaaaaatatgaaaCTCACAGTTGGAGAAGGAATCCCTGCTTTCAGATATACAGGGTTAACCGAAATAACTTCCGAATTAGCCGCTCGACCAGCTTTAACCACATCGAACTGGCTCTCCCTAAACCGGCTCATAATCTCCACGCTCTTCATCAAATTCTCCATGGCACTATTATCATACAACCTCGACCCATGTCCGGGAATCCCATCGGCcttaattttcaaattccacGGAGACCTGTCGGCGTAAAAGACCCTGAACTCGTCGCCTGGATTGGCCTGCCCTTCATCCATTGCAAAACCCACATTCAAATCCTTAAACTCTTTCGAGGCCGTGAATTTGGCAGCCCCTTCGAAGCCACCAATTTCCTCATCGGGCACATAAGAAAAGTGAAGTGTTCGAATGGGTTcgaatttcttttccttgagGTTGCGAATCGCTTCGAGATACTGCATACCGATGCATTTATCGTCTTGGGCTCCTCGGGCGAAGATTTTCCCATCTGTTTTTCTTACGGCGGAGAAAGGATCGTGGACCCACTTGGAGGACTCGGCTGGGACAGAGTCCAAGTGGGAATTGAAGAGAATGGAAGGTAGAGAAGGTCGTGAACCTGGCCATGTGAACAGGACGACTGGTTTACCGGGAGAGAACTCGAAGGTCCGAGCTAGAAGGCCGATTGAGCGAGCTTGGGAAAGGAGGTAGGCTATGGCGGAAGGGTAATCTGGGGAAGGATGAGCGGTGTTGATTCGGAGATAGTTTTGGAAGCGAGTGATGGGAGTGTCACCTTCTTGTGGGTCTTGGTGTTGATGGGTTGGAGTGGCTTGGAGGAGGAGAGACAGCGATAGCGAGAAAAGCAGTACGGTTGTtgtgaggaagaagaagaagaagaaagagcgACGAGGTTTGGCCATGGTGGGACTGAGCTTCAGAATCACTCTGCTATTTTGACAGCGTAGAAGTACTGCGGCAGTACTCAGCCTGTCTTTGTTTACTTTTGGTTCTGGTATTTGGTCGAAAGACTCAAAACCACTAAAGCCAAAAATGAAAACATGtaacaaaattggaaaaaaaataaataaaatctacggtctattacataattttttcagTAAATTTTCCtcaacatttgtttttttgctcttaaatataattttcttcattCACAGGAGCAGTCATAAATTTCTAGCTCATGcatagcaaatatatatttttttcaatttatggaCTATGAGCTTCGAATTtagaattatttaaattagaaaaacggTGTCTTTAAATTGAACTGAAAGAATGTTACACCAAATatgtcaatatataatttaatggaATAAAGTATCTGTAAGTAAAGTTAAatctatgattaaaaaaaaaaagttaaattgattttatttgaaaaattaatttaacccagaaaaaaatatttttattattatgcctaaaattttttaaaataattatattacttaaaaatagacaaaaaaattttttactagcatttttataaaatttttaagagataattgtattattcaaaatacattaaatttgtattttattattatacacataatctattataaataattatattatcataatatattaaattgaattttgactATTATTCATGAGAATAATTGCattatgtaaaaattaaaataactaaGAAGTGCAACATTAAGAATAATTATACTTTACTaccaataattttaaattctaccGCATTAAGTCATCATCTTTCATAATTCGGAATTATAAATGCCCATAAAAGTATCCCAagagattttttatatttttattttaaagagccAATATgtaaaaacaatttataatccattttgtattttaaaaagttaaaatacagAATGGATTTAACTCTTTAAATTtgtaaagttaaaaatattctttattatttaatgattatcaaattctaaaatcactatattgatatatataatgatttggttgtatatatatgaagaaaaattaaaggaaataataaaataattaagaggGAATTCTGgtaaaaaatctcaaaaaaaagaaaaagaaaaaaacataacaataaatattttttgaaaaaataaaaataaaaaatataatataaaaaatgttgttggaggaaattttaaaatttaactctttaaacataaaaatattttttattagacaaaagttactctttattttgaaagaattttcttagaatgctctaatACATCTCTCCCATCTCATAAGCACGGGTAATTTTTAAACCATAAACAACTTCCTTAAAATTTATGGCATTCCCACttacacaaaaaaaagaagaaggcaatTTGGACTTGTGAAGACATAAATTTTGTCTTTAGAGACATGTTTAAGTgctatattattattgtcattaaaaaatatcattcaTAAAAAAGCCTGAGCTGCTTACAAGCGTTTTATGTGGGTTGCTTGTGAAAGTTTTGCTCAACGTATATGACAAATTAAGATGCTTTTTGGTATAAAGAATTCCGTTTCTTAATTAGATTAGCAACTTCTCCTCCCTAAGCGTGAGGCACTGGGAAATGTTATTTAAAAGCCACCAAAGTGGTAGAGACAAGAGGAAAAATTTAGACTAGCTTTCTTAACTCTTACAGAGAAAGTTAAGATACCTgaagaggagaagaagaaaaatgataaCAGTTGGAGAATGCGGTGATTTTGATGGGCtgaagaatttttattattattattactttgtaatttttaatagtttagaagctaggttttattattatttctaattttaaaatgtcttttttacacagttttttttttttttttttttgttggtcgtCGAGTTGTTTCAAGCTGTTTTtctatcttctttttatttattattcttgtgtcaaattttttctttttgataaattggttTGGCATCTAGATAGGATGTCCTATTTAACTAATCATTCTGATAatcttttatgattattaatattttttgaaaattttcgcttttcatatatgtttttttttttttttttttggggcatggttttgaattttttttcatcGGTCTGGATTCATTTGGAGGTGCTTTTCGTACTTAATAAATGTTGCCAATAGAAAATAAACATATGTAATTATGtttgatataaatatgaaaaatattttttcgcCATCTGATATTGatactttttcaaataaatacttttgattaaaaaaaaaaaattaggaaagcATCAatgcattaattaaatattgaaatatcTAAAACAaccctattttattttataattactcTAGGTTATTCCAAttaggtttaatttttatatcgaACGTATCCCATTTGGATGGTTTCTACAATTTGGACCGCTTCTCCAAGATCTGGTggcttcatttttttattctttgtctatcattttcattttttttattttactttttatatattttttcttcttctcatataaaatattttgttgtatGGTCTTTTTTTATTGGGCAATATAAATAGTCTTTTTTCTTAAGTATGTGCATAAA includes the following:
- the LOC107435996 gene encoding uncharacterized protein LOC107435996, which produces MAKPRRSFFFFFFLTTTVLLFSLSLSLLLQATPTHQHQDPQEGDTPITRFQNYLRINTAHPSPDYPSAIAYLLSQARSIGLLARTFEFSPGKPVVLFTWPGSRPSLPSILFNSHLDSVPAESSKWVHDPFSAVRKTDGKIFARGAQDDKCIGMQYLEAIRNLKEKKFEPIRTLHFSYVPDEEIGGFEGAAKFTASKEFKDLNVGFAMDEGQANPGDEFRVFYADRSPWNLKIKADGIPGHGSRLYDNSAMENLMKSVEIMSRFRESQFDVVKAGRAANSEVISVNPVYLKAGIPSPTGFVMNMQPSEAEAGFDLRLPPTADPDAMRKRIAEEWAPDVRNMTFEIIQKGPIRDILGRPLMTPTDESNPWWSVFKQAITSVGGKLAKPEILASTTDARYIRELGIPALGFSPMTNTPILLHDHNEFLKDTIYLRGIEVYESIISTLSSFEEASH